A DNA window from Dunckerocampus dactyliophorus isolate RoL2022-P2 chromosome 17, RoL_Ddac_1.1, whole genome shotgun sequence contains the following coding sequences:
- the chd1 gene encoding chromodomain-helicase-DNA-binding protein 1 isoform X1, with protein MAGRSEDESVSNSSGESSNSDDESGSGSRSASRSGSGSSSSSSSSSSQSGSSDSGSGSDSGSQSDSETEKSKEKIEPPNKSNIDGADFWKSNPSILAVQRSAMLRKQQQQQQRQSSSNSGSDEDSSSSDESDSSSGSKRRRNSGSSDSGSGSGSGSDSSAENNSDETASDYEPCHTIKSRKPPTKVNFRNGKSSSQNKKTQKCSSSEDEDDSCKKAVSAGPRRQATVNVSYKEDEELKTDSDDLVEVLGEDVPQPEEDEFETLERVMDSRIGRKRAVGSVTTVYAVEADGDPNTNFNPNKESGDTQYLIKWKNWAHIHNTWETEETLKLQNVRGMKKLDNFKKKEQEKKKWLKTASPEDIEYFSCQEELIDDLHSQYQLVERIIGHSNQKSAAGYPDYLCKWQGLPYSECSWEDGALIAKKFQRCIDDYMSRNQSKTIPSRECKVLKQRPRFAPMKKQPHYIGGDGLELRDYQLDSLNWMAHSWCKGNSCILADEMGLGKTIQTISFLNYLFNEHQLYGPFLLVVPLSTLTSWQREIQLWAPQMNIVVYLGDIRSRNMIRTHEWMHVLAKRLKFNILLTTYEILLKDKSFLGSVNWAFIGVDEAHRLKNDDSLLYKTMIDFKSNHRLLITGTPLQNSLKELWSLLHFIMPEKFHSWELFEEEHGKGRDSGYTSLHKELEPFLLRRVKKDVEKSLPAKVEQILRVEMSAIQKQYYKWILTRNYKALSKGTKGSTSGFLNIMMELKKCCNHCYLIKPPEDNEFLNRAEALQQLIRSSGKLVLLDKLLVRLKERGHRVLIFSQMVRMLDILADYLRSRQFLFQRLDGSIKGEMRKQALDHFNADGSEDFCFLLSTRAGGLGINLASADTVVIFDSDWNPQNDLQAQARAHRIGQKRQVNIYRLVTKGSVEEDIIERAKKKMVLDHLVIQRMDTTGKTVLHTGTAPSSSAPFNKEELSAILKFGAEELFKEPEGEEQEPQEMDIDEILKRAETRENDPGPSTVGEELLSQFKVANFSMMDEEEIEMDSERGHRNWDDIIPEEQRRRMEEEERQKELEEIYMLPRMRNCAKQISFNANEGRRQGRSRRYSGSDSDSHSDRKRPKKRGRPRTIPRENIKGFSDAEIRRFVKSYKKFGGPLERLDAIARDAELVDKSEHDLKRLAETVHNGCLRTLRENPCGPERSSGGRRGKVKGPTFRISGVQVNAKLVISHEEELAPLHKAIPEDPEERKKYMIPCHSKAAHFDIEWGKEDDSSLLIGIYEYGYGSWEMIKMDPDLNLTHKLLPDDPDKKPQAKQLQTRADYLIKLLSKDLAKREAQKQAGTANSRKRKPRSKKSKPLKPTQMDEMMKSTSSDPPSDKRSDDEDEIEEEKFEEVATVKTPSRRSRADRATVKDDNEEQEEEDDDDEEEEEEEEEEEEEEEEAVQQDDGSSSGEKEVQEETKKECKTEESWDGKETKESKEKKEAKPVEEDDKQEDNVEKQSESKAELRERIKKASEVPVHITASGDNIQGLEESEELDQKTFSVCKERMRPVKAALKQLDRPEKGLSEREQLEHTRQCLIKIGDHITECLKEYSNPDLIKQWRKNLWIFVSKFTEFDARKLHKLYKHAIKKRQENAQAAEQNTRSANTMGYKHTDIERLRDSCHQDDSSRDSYSSDRHQPTARQHDATRDRHSVEAHRKTAGDSRKRSYSSFSNGKDHRDHYRPDSRDRHYSDGKQRKLEEVRSSRDHRLDLKDFPHSDQRSSYRYHSDWQTEQRASASGPRSPRDQRSPYDYSSDHKSTPEQIWSSRKT; from the exons TTTTGGAAGTCCAATCCAAGTATTCTCGCAGTACAACGATCTGCAATGCTCaggaaacaacagcaacaacagcagagaCAAAGCTCCTCAAACAGCGGATCTGATGAG GACTCGTCAAGCAGCGATGAATCCGACTCATCAAGTGGATCCAAAAGGAGAAGAAATTCTGGCTCTTCTGACTCTGGATCAGGCAGTGGATCTGGATCAGACTCGTCTGCAGAGAACAACAGTGATGAAACAGCGTCAGACTACGAGCCCTGTCACACAATCAAAAGTCGAAAGCCACCCACCAA GGTAAATTTTCGTAATGGCAAGAGCAGCTCCCAGAACAAGAAGACCCAGAAATGTTCGTCTTCGGAGGATGAGGATGACAGCTGTAAAAAGGCAGTCTCCGCTGGGCCACGGCGGCAGGCCACAGTCAACGTCAGCTACAAGGAGGATGAGGAACTGAAAACGGACTCTGATGACCTGGTGGAGGTTCTTGGTGAAGATGTCCCACAGCCTGAGGAAGATGAGTTTGAAACACTGGAGAGAGTGATGGATAGCAGGATTGGAAGAAAAAGGG CTGTAGGAAGTGtgactacagtatatgctgtagaagctgatggagaccccAATACCAATTTTAACCCCAACAAGGAGTCAGGAGACACCCAATATCTCATTAAGTGGAAGAATTGGGCACACATTCACAACACTTGGGAGACTGAGGAGACCCTTAAGTTGCAGAACGTTAGGGGTATGAAGAAGTTGGACAATTTTAAGAAGAAGGAACAGGAGAAAAAGAAATG GTTAAAGACGGCCTCACCAGAGGACATTGAGTATTTCAGTTGTCAGGAAGAACTCATTGATGACCTGCACTCTCAGTACCAGCTTGTGGAGAGGATCATAG gtCATTCAAACCAGAAGTCAGCCGCTGGTTACCCAGACTACTTGTGCAAGTGGCAGGGATTGCCATACTCAGAATGTAGCTGGGAAGATGGGGCTCTGATTGCCAAGAAGTTTCAAAGATGTATTGACGACTACATGAGCAGAAACCAGTCAAAGACCATTCCTTCCAGAGAGTGCAAG gtTCTGAAGCAGAGACCAAGATTTGCTCCTATGAAGAAGCAGCCACATTACATTGGAGGCGATGGACTAGAACTCCGAGACTACCAGTTGGACAGTTTAAACTGGATGGCGCACTCCTGGTGCAA AGGTAACAGCTGTATCCTCGCTGATGAGATGGGTTTAGGGAAGACCATCCAGACCATCTCCTTCCTCAACTATCTGTTTAATGAGCACCAGCTATATGGGCCCTTCTTGTTGGTTGTACCACTCTCTACCTTAACGTCGTGGCAGAGAGAAATCCAGCTGTGGGCCCCTCAAATGAATATTGTTGTCTACCTGGGGGATATTCGCAGTCGCAATATG ATCAGGACACACGAGTGGATGCATGTCCTTGCCAAGAGGCTGAAATTCAACATCCTGCTTACAACATATGAGATTCTTCTCAAGGACAAG TCTTTTTTGGGCAGCGTTAACTGGGCTTTCATTGGCGTGGATGAGGCACATCGACTGAAAAATGATGACTCTCTCCTCTACAAGACCATGATTGACTTCAAGTCCAATCACAGGCTTCTGATCACAGGAACCCCGCTGCAGAACTCTCTCAAAGAGCTTTGGTCCCTCCTGCACTTCATTATGCCAGAGAA GTTTCACTCGTGGGAGTTGTTTGAGGAGGAACATGGTAAAGGACGGGATTCTGGCTACACTAGTCTGCACAAAGAACTAGAACCTTTTCTTCTACGCAGAGTAAAGAAGGATGTGGAGAAATCTCTCCCAGCCAAAGTGGAACAGATCCTCAGAGTGGAAATGAGTGCTATACAGAAACAGTATTACAA ATGGATCCTCACCAGGAACTACAAGGCTCTGAGTAAAGGTACCAAAGGCAGCACTTCAGGTTTCCTAAACATCATGATGGAGTTGAAGAAGTGCTGTAACCACTGTTACCTCATCAAACCCCCCGAGGACAACGAATTTCTTAACAGAGCCGAAGCCTTACag CAACTCATTCGCAGCAGTGGGAAGCTGGTTCTTTTGGATAAGTTGCTTGTGCGTTTAAAAGAGCGAGGCCACAGAGTTCTCATCTTCTCCCAGATGGTTCGGATGCTGGATATCCTAGCTGATTATCTGAGAAGTCGACAGTTTCTCTTTCAG CGATTAGATGGCTCCATCAAGGGTGAAATGAGGAAGCAGGCTCTGGATCATTTTAATGCAGATGGTTCAGAG GATTTCTGCTTCCTATTATCCACGCGTGCAGGAGGCCTGGGTATCAACCTGGCTTCAGCGGACACAGTCGTCATCTTTGACTCCGATTGGAATCCCCAAAATGATCTGCAAGCCCAGGCCAGAGCCCACAGGATTGGACAAAAGAGACAA GTTAACATCTACCGTCTGGTGACCAAGGGGTCAGTGGAGGAGGACATCATTGAGAGAGCAAAGAAGAAGATGGTGCTGGATCACCTTGTCATCCAGAGGATGGACACAACGGGAAAAACAGTCCTTCATACTGGCACTGCTCCCTCCAG TTCAGCACCATTCAACAAGGAAGAGTTGTCTGCCATCCTGAAATTTGGTGCTGAGGAACTTTTCAAAGAGCCAGAGGGCGAGGAGCAGGAACCCCAG GAAATGGATATTGATGAGATTCTCAAAAGAGCTGAAACCAGAGAGAATGATCCTGGACCTTCCACCGTGGGAGAAGAACTGCTGTCTCAGTTTAAG GTAGCCAACTTCTCCATGATGGATGAAGAGGAAATAGAAATGGACTCGGAGCGTGGCCATCGGAACTGGGATGACATCATTCCTGAAGAGCAGAGGAgaaggatggaggaggaggagagacagAAGGAGCTGGAGGAAATATACATGCTGCCACGCATGAGGAATTGTGCCAAACAG atAAGCTTTAATGCAAATGAGGGCAGAAGGCAGGGCAGGAGCAGGAGATACTCTGGGTCGGACAGCGACTCTCACTCAGATCGAAAGAGGCCCAAGAAACGTGGTCGGCCTCGAACCATTCCACGGGAAAACATCAAGGGCTTCAGTGATGCTGAAATCCGGAG GTTTGTCAAGAGTTACAAGAAATTTGGGGGACCACTGGAAAG GTTGGATGCTATTGCTCGTGATGCCGAACTTGTGGATAAGTCTGAACATGACCTGAAACGCTTGGCTGAAACCGTTCACAACGGCTGTTTGAGAACACTACGAGAAAACCCCTGTGGACCAGAAAGAAGCTCTG GGGGCAGGAGAGGGAAGGTGAAAGGTCCCACATTCAGGATCTCTGGTGTTCAAGTCAACGCCAAGCTTGTTATCTCTCATGAGGAAGAGCTTGCGCCACTTCACAAAGCTATCCCTGAGGACCCCgaggagagaaaaaa GTATATGATTCCATGCCACTCGAAGGCAGCACACTTTGACATTGAGTGGGGGAAGGAGGATGACTCCAGTCTCCTCATTGGAATCTACGAGTATGGTTATGGCAGCTGGGAGATGATCAAGATGGACCCAGACCTCAATCTCACACACAAG CTCCTACCAGATGACCCTGATAAGAAACCACAGGCCAAACAGCTCCAGACCAGAGCAGACTACCTCATCAAGTTACTGAGCAAGGACCTTGCCAAAAGAGAAGCTCAGAAACAAGCAGGGACC GCCAATTCTCGAAAGAGGAAGCCAAGAAGCAAAAAGAGCAAACCTCTGAAGCCGACTCAGATGGATGAGATGATGAAGAGTACATCCTCGGATCCTCCGTCAGACAAGAGGtctgatgatgaggatgaaatAGAGGAGGAAAAG TTTGAGGAAGTAGCGACTGTGAAGACTCCAAGCAGAAGAAGCCGAGCAGACAGGGCGACAGTGAAGGATGACAacgaggagcaggaagaagaagatgacgacgacgaggaggaggaagaggaggaggaggaggaggaggaagaagaggaggaggcagtTCAGCAAGACGATGGTTCTTCATCTGGTGAGAAAGAGGTGCAAGAAGAAACGAAAAAAGAATGCAAAACGGAAGAAAGTTGGGATGGAAAAGAAACAAAGGAgtcaaaagagaaaaaagaagcCAAGCCTGTGGAGGAAGACGATAAGCAAGAGGACAATGTGGAGAAG CAGAGTGAAAGCAAAGCTGAGCTCAGAGAACGGATAAAGAAAGCATCTGAAGTGCCAGTCCATATAACAGCAAGCGGAGACAACATTCAAGGCCTGGAGGAGTCTGAAGAATTAGACCAAAAAACATTTAGCGTG TGTAAAGAGAGGATGCGGCCTGTGAAAGCAGCACTCAAGCAGCTTGACCGACCAGAGAAGGGACTGTCGGAGCGTGAGCAGCTGGAACACACCAGGCAATGCCTCATCAAGATTGGAGACCACATTACAGAGTGTCTCAAGGAGTATTCCAACCCTGACCTCATCAAACAGTGGAGAAA AAACCTGTGGATATTTGTTTCGAAATTCACCGAGTTTGACGCCAGGAAGCTGCATAAATTGTATAAGCACGCTATCAAGAAAAGACAAGAAAACGCTCAA gcagcagagcagaacaccaGGAGTGCCAACACAATGGGCTATAAACATACAG ACATTGAACGTCTGAGGGACAGCTGTCACCAGGACGACAGCAGCAGGGACAGCTACAGCTCAGATAGACATCAGCCGACAGCTCGCCAGCATGACGCTACCAGGGACCGACACAGCGTGGAGGCTCACAGGAAGACTGCAGGGGACTCCAGGAAAAGGTCCTACTCCTCATTTAGTAACGGCAAAGACCACAGAGACCACTACCGACCCGACAGCAGGGACAG ACATTACAGCGACGGCAAGCAAAGGAAACTGGAGGAAGTGCGCTCCAGCAGAGACCACCGACTGGACCTGAAGGACTTCCCCCACTCGGACCAGCGCTCATCATACCGCTACCACTCGGACTGGCAGACGGAGCAGAGGGCGTCGGCCAGCGGGCCACGCTCCCCCCGAGACCAGCGCTCACCTTACGACTACTCCTCCGACCACAAGAGCACGCCGGAGCAGATCTGGAGCAGCCGCAAGACATAA
- the chd1 gene encoding chromodomain-helicase-DNA-binding protein 1 isoform X2, whose translation MAGRSEDESVSNSSGESSNSDDESGSGSRSASRSGSGSSSSSSSSSSQSGSSDSGSGSDSGSQSDSETEKSKEKIEPPNKSNIDGADFWKSNPSILAVQRSAMLRKQQQQQQRQSSSNSGSDEDSSSSDESDSSSGSKRRRNSGSSDSGSGSGSGSDSSAENNSDETASDYEPCHTIKSRKPPTKVNFRNGKSSSQNKKTQKCSSSEDEDDSCKKAVSAGPRRQATVNVSYKEDEELKTDSDDLVEVLGEDVPQPEEDEFETLERVMDSRIGRKRAVGSVTTVYAVEADGDPNTNFNPNKESGDTQYLIKWKNWAHIHNTWETEETLKLQNVRGMKKLDNFKKKEQEKKKWLKTASPEDIEYFSCQEELIDDLHSQYQLVERIIGHSNQKSAAGYPDYLCKWQGLPYSECSWEDGALIAKKFQRCIDDYMSRNQSKTIPSRECKVLKQRPRFAPMKKQPHYIGGDGLELRDYQLDSLNWMAHSWCKGNSCILADEMGLGKTIQTISFLNYLFNEHQLYGPFLLVVPLSTLTSWQREIQLWAPQMNIVVYLGDIRSRNMIRTHEWMHVLAKRLKFNILLTTYEILLKDKSFLGSVNWAFIGVDEAHRLKNDDSLLYKTMIDFKSNHRLLITGTPLQNSLKELWSLLHFIMPEKFHSWELFEEEHGKGRDSGYTSLHKELEPFLLRRVKKDVEKSLPAKVEQILRVEMSAIQKQYYKWILTRNYKALSKGTKGSTSGFLNIMMELKKCCNHCYLIKPPEDNEFLNRAEALQQLIRSSGKLVLLDKLLVRLKERGHRVLIFSQMVRMLDILADYLRSRQFLFQRLDGSIKGEMRKQALDHFNADGSEDFCFLLSTRAGGLGINLASADTVVIFDSDWNPQNDLQAQARAHRIGQKRQVNIYRLVTKGSVEEDIIERAKKKMVLDHLVIQRMDTTGKTVLHTGTAPSSSAPFNKEELSAILKFGAEELFKEPEGEEQEPQEMDIDEILKRAETRENDPGPSTVGEELLSQFKVANFSMMDEEEIEMDSERGHRNWDDIIPEEQRRRMEEEERQKELEEIYMLPRMRNCAKQISFNANEGRRQGRSRRYSGSDSDSHSDRKRPKKRGRPRTIPRENIKGFSDAEIRRFVKSYKKFGGPLERLDAIARDAELVDKSEHDLKRLAETVHNGCLRTLRENPCGPERSSGGRRGKVKGPTFRISGVQVNAKLVISHEEELAPLHKAIPEDPEERKKYMIPCHSKAAHFDIEWGKEDDSSLLIGIYEYGYGSWEMIKMDPDLNLTHKLLPDDPDKKPQAKQLQTRADYLIKLLSKDLAKREAQKQAGTANSRKRKPRSKKSKPLKPTQMDEMMKSTSSDPPSDKRSDDEDEIEEEKFEEVATVKTPSRRSRADRATVKDDNEEQEEEDDDDEEEEEEEEEEEEEEEEAVQQDDGSSSGEKEVQEETKKECKTEESWDGKETKESKEKKEAKPVEEDDKQEDNVEKSESKAELRERIKKASEVPVHITASGDNIQGLEESEELDQKTFSVCKERMRPVKAALKQLDRPEKGLSEREQLEHTRQCLIKIGDHITECLKEYSNPDLIKQWRKNLWIFVSKFTEFDARKLHKLYKHAIKKRQENAQAAEQNTRSANTMGYKHTDIERLRDSCHQDDSSRDSYSSDRHQPTARQHDATRDRHSVEAHRKTAGDSRKRSYSSFSNGKDHRDHYRPDSRDRHYSDGKQRKLEEVRSSRDHRLDLKDFPHSDQRSSYRYHSDWQTEQRASASGPRSPRDQRSPYDYSSDHKSTPEQIWSSRKT comes from the exons TTTTGGAAGTCCAATCCAAGTATTCTCGCAGTACAACGATCTGCAATGCTCaggaaacaacagcaacaacagcagagaCAAAGCTCCTCAAACAGCGGATCTGATGAG GACTCGTCAAGCAGCGATGAATCCGACTCATCAAGTGGATCCAAAAGGAGAAGAAATTCTGGCTCTTCTGACTCTGGATCAGGCAGTGGATCTGGATCAGACTCGTCTGCAGAGAACAACAGTGATGAAACAGCGTCAGACTACGAGCCCTGTCACACAATCAAAAGTCGAAAGCCACCCACCAA GGTAAATTTTCGTAATGGCAAGAGCAGCTCCCAGAACAAGAAGACCCAGAAATGTTCGTCTTCGGAGGATGAGGATGACAGCTGTAAAAAGGCAGTCTCCGCTGGGCCACGGCGGCAGGCCACAGTCAACGTCAGCTACAAGGAGGATGAGGAACTGAAAACGGACTCTGATGACCTGGTGGAGGTTCTTGGTGAAGATGTCCCACAGCCTGAGGAAGATGAGTTTGAAACACTGGAGAGAGTGATGGATAGCAGGATTGGAAGAAAAAGGG CTGTAGGAAGTGtgactacagtatatgctgtagaagctgatggagaccccAATACCAATTTTAACCCCAACAAGGAGTCAGGAGACACCCAATATCTCATTAAGTGGAAGAATTGGGCACACATTCACAACACTTGGGAGACTGAGGAGACCCTTAAGTTGCAGAACGTTAGGGGTATGAAGAAGTTGGACAATTTTAAGAAGAAGGAACAGGAGAAAAAGAAATG GTTAAAGACGGCCTCACCAGAGGACATTGAGTATTTCAGTTGTCAGGAAGAACTCATTGATGACCTGCACTCTCAGTACCAGCTTGTGGAGAGGATCATAG gtCATTCAAACCAGAAGTCAGCCGCTGGTTACCCAGACTACTTGTGCAAGTGGCAGGGATTGCCATACTCAGAATGTAGCTGGGAAGATGGGGCTCTGATTGCCAAGAAGTTTCAAAGATGTATTGACGACTACATGAGCAGAAACCAGTCAAAGACCATTCCTTCCAGAGAGTGCAAG gtTCTGAAGCAGAGACCAAGATTTGCTCCTATGAAGAAGCAGCCACATTACATTGGAGGCGATGGACTAGAACTCCGAGACTACCAGTTGGACAGTTTAAACTGGATGGCGCACTCCTGGTGCAA AGGTAACAGCTGTATCCTCGCTGATGAGATGGGTTTAGGGAAGACCATCCAGACCATCTCCTTCCTCAACTATCTGTTTAATGAGCACCAGCTATATGGGCCCTTCTTGTTGGTTGTACCACTCTCTACCTTAACGTCGTGGCAGAGAGAAATCCAGCTGTGGGCCCCTCAAATGAATATTGTTGTCTACCTGGGGGATATTCGCAGTCGCAATATG ATCAGGACACACGAGTGGATGCATGTCCTTGCCAAGAGGCTGAAATTCAACATCCTGCTTACAACATATGAGATTCTTCTCAAGGACAAG TCTTTTTTGGGCAGCGTTAACTGGGCTTTCATTGGCGTGGATGAGGCACATCGACTGAAAAATGATGACTCTCTCCTCTACAAGACCATGATTGACTTCAAGTCCAATCACAGGCTTCTGATCACAGGAACCCCGCTGCAGAACTCTCTCAAAGAGCTTTGGTCCCTCCTGCACTTCATTATGCCAGAGAA GTTTCACTCGTGGGAGTTGTTTGAGGAGGAACATGGTAAAGGACGGGATTCTGGCTACACTAGTCTGCACAAAGAACTAGAACCTTTTCTTCTACGCAGAGTAAAGAAGGATGTGGAGAAATCTCTCCCAGCCAAAGTGGAACAGATCCTCAGAGTGGAAATGAGTGCTATACAGAAACAGTATTACAA ATGGATCCTCACCAGGAACTACAAGGCTCTGAGTAAAGGTACCAAAGGCAGCACTTCAGGTTTCCTAAACATCATGATGGAGTTGAAGAAGTGCTGTAACCACTGTTACCTCATCAAACCCCCCGAGGACAACGAATTTCTTAACAGAGCCGAAGCCTTACag CAACTCATTCGCAGCAGTGGGAAGCTGGTTCTTTTGGATAAGTTGCTTGTGCGTTTAAAAGAGCGAGGCCACAGAGTTCTCATCTTCTCCCAGATGGTTCGGATGCTGGATATCCTAGCTGATTATCTGAGAAGTCGACAGTTTCTCTTTCAG CGATTAGATGGCTCCATCAAGGGTGAAATGAGGAAGCAGGCTCTGGATCATTTTAATGCAGATGGTTCAGAG GATTTCTGCTTCCTATTATCCACGCGTGCAGGAGGCCTGGGTATCAACCTGGCTTCAGCGGACACAGTCGTCATCTTTGACTCCGATTGGAATCCCCAAAATGATCTGCAAGCCCAGGCCAGAGCCCACAGGATTGGACAAAAGAGACAA GTTAACATCTACCGTCTGGTGACCAAGGGGTCAGTGGAGGAGGACATCATTGAGAGAGCAAAGAAGAAGATGGTGCTGGATCACCTTGTCATCCAGAGGATGGACACAACGGGAAAAACAGTCCTTCATACTGGCACTGCTCCCTCCAG TTCAGCACCATTCAACAAGGAAGAGTTGTCTGCCATCCTGAAATTTGGTGCTGAGGAACTTTTCAAAGAGCCAGAGGGCGAGGAGCAGGAACCCCAG GAAATGGATATTGATGAGATTCTCAAAAGAGCTGAAACCAGAGAGAATGATCCTGGACCTTCCACCGTGGGAGAAGAACTGCTGTCTCAGTTTAAG GTAGCCAACTTCTCCATGATGGATGAAGAGGAAATAGAAATGGACTCGGAGCGTGGCCATCGGAACTGGGATGACATCATTCCTGAAGAGCAGAGGAgaaggatggaggaggaggagagacagAAGGAGCTGGAGGAAATATACATGCTGCCACGCATGAGGAATTGTGCCAAACAG atAAGCTTTAATGCAAATGAGGGCAGAAGGCAGGGCAGGAGCAGGAGATACTCTGGGTCGGACAGCGACTCTCACTCAGATCGAAAGAGGCCCAAGAAACGTGGTCGGCCTCGAACCATTCCACGGGAAAACATCAAGGGCTTCAGTGATGCTGAAATCCGGAG GTTTGTCAAGAGTTACAAGAAATTTGGGGGACCACTGGAAAG GTTGGATGCTATTGCTCGTGATGCCGAACTTGTGGATAAGTCTGAACATGACCTGAAACGCTTGGCTGAAACCGTTCACAACGGCTGTTTGAGAACACTACGAGAAAACCCCTGTGGACCAGAAAGAAGCTCTG GGGGCAGGAGAGGGAAGGTGAAAGGTCCCACATTCAGGATCTCTGGTGTTCAAGTCAACGCCAAGCTTGTTATCTCTCATGAGGAAGAGCTTGCGCCACTTCACAAAGCTATCCCTGAGGACCCCgaggagagaaaaaa GTATATGATTCCATGCCACTCGAAGGCAGCACACTTTGACATTGAGTGGGGGAAGGAGGATGACTCCAGTCTCCTCATTGGAATCTACGAGTATGGTTATGGCAGCTGGGAGATGATCAAGATGGACCCAGACCTCAATCTCACACACAAG CTCCTACCAGATGACCCTGATAAGAAACCACAGGCCAAACAGCTCCAGACCAGAGCAGACTACCTCATCAAGTTACTGAGCAAGGACCTTGCCAAAAGAGAAGCTCAGAAACAAGCAGGGACC GCCAATTCTCGAAAGAGGAAGCCAAGAAGCAAAAAGAGCAAACCTCTGAAGCCGACTCAGATGGATGAGATGATGAAGAGTACATCCTCGGATCCTCCGTCAGACAAGAGGtctgatgatgaggatgaaatAGAGGAGGAAAAG TTTGAGGAAGTAGCGACTGTGAAGACTCCAAGCAGAAGAAGCCGAGCAGACAGGGCGACAGTGAAGGATGACAacgaggagcaggaagaagaagatgacgacgacgaggaggaggaagaggaggaggaggaggaggaggaagaagaggaggaggcagtTCAGCAAGACGATGGTTCTTCATCTGGTGAGAAAGAGGTGCAAGAAGAAACGAAAAAAGAATGCAAAACGGAAGAAAGTTGGGATGGAAAAGAAACAAAGGAgtcaaaagagaaaaaagaagcCAAGCCTGTGGAGGAAGACGATAAGCAAGAGGACAATGTGGAGAAG AGTGAAAGCAAAGCTGAGCTCAGAGAACGGATAAAGAAAGCATCTGAAGTGCCAGTCCATATAACAGCAAGCGGAGACAACATTCAAGGCCTGGAGGAGTCTGAAGAATTAGACCAAAAAACATTTAGCGTG TGTAAAGAGAGGATGCGGCCTGTGAAAGCAGCACTCAAGCAGCTTGACCGACCAGAGAAGGGACTGTCGGAGCGTGAGCAGCTGGAACACACCAGGCAATGCCTCATCAAGATTGGAGACCACATTACAGAGTGTCTCAAGGAGTATTCCAACCCTGACCTCATCAAACAGTGGAGAAA AAACCTGTGGATATTTGTTTCGAAATTCACCGAGTTTGACGCCAGGAAGCTGCATAAATTGTATAAGCACGCTATCAAGAAAAGACAAGAAAACGCTCAA gcagcagagcagaacaccaGGAGTGCCAACACAATGGGCTATAAACATACAG ACATTGAACGTCTGAGGGACAGCTGTCACCAGGACGACAGCAGCAGGGACAGCTACAGCTCAGATAGACATCAGCCGACAGCTCGCCAGCATGACGCTACCAGGGACCGACACAGCGTGGAGGCTCACAGGAAGACTGCAGGGGACTCCAGGAAAAGGTCCTACTCCTCATTTAGTAACGGCAAAGACCACAGAGACCACTACCGACCCGACAGCAGGGACAG ACATTACAGCGACGGCAAGCAAAGGAAACTGGAGGAAGTGCGCTCCAGCAGAGACCACCGACTGGACCTGAAGGACTTCCCCCACTCGGACCAGCGCTCATCATACCGCTACCACTCGGACTGGCAGACGGAGCAGAGGGCGTCGGCCAGCGGGCCACGCTCCCCCCGAGACCAGCGCTCACCTTACGACTACTCCTCCGACCACAAGAGCACGCCGGAGCAGATCTGGAGCAGCCGCAAGACATAA